The following proteins are encoded in a genomic region of Phycisphaerae bacterium:
- a CDS encoding CDP-alcohol phosphatidyltransferase family protein, producing MSRLGLPNCISLGRILLVPVFVFFLVRQADSGRVRDRLLAIGVFAVMALSDWVDGYLARRLRQETALGRILDPAADKLLVICAVVLLWRLGVACPTESGDLHQFRLPGWVVGIAISRDLLVCLGALASRLFAVPVRLQARTLGKWCTAAQLALVLAMLLLPGLPGEAANLPVICWWISSALAVAAAADYVAVGIRALEAWSFA from the coding sequence ATGTCCCGGCTCGGATTGCCCAATTGCATCAGTCTGGGACGAATTCTCCTCGTTCCGGTGTTCGTTTTCTTCCTGGTGAGACAAGCCGACTCCGGCCGGGTCCGAGACCGGTTGCTGGCGATCGGCGTCTTCGCCGTCATGGCGTTGAGTGACTGGGTTGACGGCTACCTGGCTCGCAGGCTGCGCCAGGAAACCGCACTGGGGCGCATTTTGGACCCGGCTGCCGACAAGCTTCTGGTCATTTGCGCCGTAGTCTTGCTCTGGCGTCTGGGGGTCGCGTGCCCCACCGAATCAGGGGACCTGCATCAATTTCGGCTGCCGGGCTGGGTTGTCGGAATTGCAATCAGCCGAGACCTGCTGGTCTGCCTGGGGGCGCTGGCATCACGGCTGTTTGCAGTTCCGGTTCGCTTGCAGGCCAGGACGCTCGGGAAGTGGTGTACGGCCGCGCAATTGGCGTTGGTTCTGGCTATGCTATTGTTGCCCGGATTGCCGGGCGAAGCCGCGAACCTGCCGGTCATATGCTGGTGGATCTCGTCGGCATTGGCGGTCGCCGCGGCGGCTGACTATGTTGCAGTGGGGATTCGTGCGCTTGAGGCCTGGTCGTTCGCCTGA
- a CDS encoding GNAT family N-acetyltransferase, producing MIQPGQPDPASKPASRRSVAARDRVALRRARTRRPMSLCLCDFDALYAPTVATWVRNDRELLWLAPRTPPPLSASKVMAWGRDRSSRMLLWDAASATPVGYTELNEMPGERDHLWIGHFLLAPHLRGRGLGKNFVRAVLARGFLDFNAREVSLVVFPDNHPAIRAYECGGMKAVGREFKYFKESRTRHEFVRMSIRRTAYERLIAAGEQPQRSILFIGDSALLRSGPIRLPFQSS from the coding sequence ATGATTCAGCCCGGGCAGCCTGATCCCGCATCGAAACCCGCGTCACGCCGATCTGTCGCCGCGCGGGATCGAGTCGCTCTGCGCCGTGCGCGAACGCGCCGGCCGATGTCGCTTTGTTTGTGTGATTTTGATGCGCTGTACGCCCCGACTGTTGCGACCTGGGTGCGAAACGATCGGGAACTGCTCTGGCTGGCTCCGCGAACGCCGCCGCCGCTCAGTGCATCAAAGGTCATGGCATGGGGGCGTGATCGATCGAGCCGGATGCTTCTCTGGGATGCCGCGTCGGCGACACCAGTCGGCTACACCGAGCTGAACGAAATGCCTGGCGAGCGCGATCATCTCTGGATCGGCCATTTTCTGCTTGCGCCGCACCTGCGCGGTCGCGGGCTGGGCAAGAATTTCGTGCGTGCCGTGCTGGCTCGCGGGTTTCTCGATTTCAACGCGCGCGAAGTGTCACTGGTTGTCTTTCCGGACAACCACCCGGCAATCCGCGCCTACGAGTGTGGCGGCATGAAGGCGGTGGGACGCGAGTTCAAGTATTTCAAGGAATCGAGAACTCGTCACGAATTCGTGAGGATGTCGATTCGGCGAACAGCATACGAGCGATTGATTGCCGCGGGTGAACAGCCGCAGCGGTCAATTCTGTTCATCGGGGACTCCGCCCTTTTGCGAAGCGGTCCGATTCGCCTTCCATTTCAATCGTCGTAG
- a CDS encoding bifunctional 3,4-dihydroxy-2-butanone-4-phosphate synthase/GTP cyclohydrolase II, whose translation MASVAKPFSSVTEALEDIRAGRLVILVDDADRENEGDLVCAAELVTPQMINFMIRQAAGKLCLSLSAEICERLHLYPQTSDSTAPHGTAYTISIDAKPQFGITTGVSAAERCATIRRCLADDARPGDFDRPGHISPLKGRPGGVLVRAGHTEASIDLARLAGLKPAGVIIEVLKENGEIARLDDLVQFAARHDLKICTIESLIEYRLQRERSVMRVESVPMQNAYGQWTLHAYQSVTDAEPHVALCMGDIGKLGPDGEPIDIDHAVLVRAHSQCLTGDVFGSARCDCGEQLDLAMQTIARAGEGVILYLRQEGRGIGLRNKLHAYRLQDEGLDTVEANEKLGFPADKRDYGVGAQMLRDLGVRRVRILTNNPKKVSRLEVYGLEVVDQLPLQVASNPHNRRYLQTKRDKLGHTLKDE comes from the coding sequence ATGGCGTCCGTTGCCAAACCGTTTTCGTCCGTCACGGAAGCACTCGAAGACATCAGGGCCGGCCGACTCGTCATTCTGGTTGACGATGCCGATCGCGAAAACGAGGGCGACTTGGTGTGCGCGGCGGAGTTGGTAACGCCGCAGATGATCAATTTCATGATTCGGCAGGCCGCCGGCAAGCTGTGCCTGTCGCTCTCCGCTGAAATTTGCGAACGACTGCACCTCTACCCGCAAACCAGTGACAGCACCGCCCCGCATGGCACCGCATATACGATTTCCATCGACGCGAAGCCACAATTCGGAATCACGACAGGCGTCTCGGCCGCGGAACGATGCGCGACGATTCGCCGATGTCTGGCGGACGATGCCCGGCCGGGCGACTTTGATCGCCCCGGTCACATCAGCCCCCTCAAAGGTCGTCCCGGCGGCGTGCTCGTTCGCGCCGGCCACACGGAAGCGAGCATCGATCTCGCCCGGCTTGCCGGCCTGAAGCCGGCGGGTGTCATCATCGAGGTACTCAAGGAGAATGGCGAAATCGCCCGGCTGGACGATCTGGTGCAATTCGCTGCGCGGCATGATCTGAAGATCTGCACGATTGAATCGCTGATTGAGTATCGATTGCAGCGCGAACGTTCGGTCATGCGCGTTGAGTCAGTGCCCATGCAGAACGCCTACGGTCAGTGGACGCTCCACGCCTATCAGTCCGTGACCGACGCGGAGCCGCACGTTGCATTGTGCATGGGGGACATCGGCAAGCTCGGTCCGGATGGTGAACCGATCGACATCGACCACGCGGTTCTCGTGCGTGCGCACTCGCAATGTCTGACCGGTGATGTCTTCGGATCGGCACGATGTGATTGCGGTGAACAGCTCGATCTGGCGATGCAGACGATCGCCAGGGCCGGTGAAGGCGTTATTCTCTATCTACGGCAGGAAGGCCGCGGCATCGGACTGCGCAACAAGTTGCATGCATATCGCCTTCAGGATGAAGGGCTCGATACGGTCGAAGCCAACGAGAAGCTCGGTTTCCCCGCGGACAAGCGCGATTACGGCGTGGGTGCGCAGATGCTTCGTGATCTGGGCGTGCGGCGCGTCCGCATTCTGACCAACAATCCGAAGAAGGTCAGCCGGCTTGAGGTGTACGGTCTTGAAGTGGTCGATCAATTGCCGCTTCAGGTCGCATCAAATCCTCATAACAGGCGATATCTGCAAACCAAACGCGACAAGCTGGGCCATACGCTGAAGGACGAATAA